From a region of the Halolamina sp. CBA1230 genome:
- a CDS encoding PQQ-binding-like beta-propeller repeat protein, with amino-acid sequence MAPLTRRQLLQQTAAGGGVLALAGCTAPNLPGHSDGESVPKPFTNDAYTASYTTAGRWLQDGHDGGRTGNAASIVPHGDVDVAWLRRPGTDPHSATAPIAGPDQVYIAYVESPDDAEHSETHLAGFDAESGEQQLDVDLGIGRAVGLALVDETLLAVTRGADYEQATLTGLARDDGSTQWTDTIPDVTGSPAVVDETCYLATRDEDNAVYAYTLDGTQQWRTSIEGECYTAPCADSGGVYVGLTDGRIAALDATTGDRRWSKQIATRDDCCPDIQGTPTVADGRLYVPGITEELVAADTADGTVLWRTAVVDEDYGNAIPSPAVTAETAYVNTYHGGLVAIDISDGTVRWRSAESGYNQSPAVGDGGVVVPQNDAVVAFETGDRQAWTIEITVPDIGMAGYIMDTDVALAHGMCYVGVADGRIYAIGSSE; translated from the coding sequence ATGGCCCCGCTGACGCGTCGACAGCTCCTCCAACAGACGGCGGCCGGCGGAGGTGTTCTGGCCCTCGCCGGCTGTACTGCACCGAATCTTCCCGGGCACTCTGATGGCGAGTCGGTTCCGAAACCGTTCACGAACGACGCGTACACCGCGAGTTACACGACCGCTGGCCGCTGGCTGCAGGACGGTCACGATGGTGGCCGAACCGGAAACGCAGCCTCCATAGTCCCGCACGGCGACGTCGACGTGGCCTGGCTACGCCGTCCGGGGACTGACCCCCATAGCGCAACGGCGCCGATTGCCGGCCCGGACCAGGTCTACATCGCCTATGTTGAGTCACCGGATGATGCCGAGCACTCGGAAACCCACCTTGCAGGGTTCGACGCCGAATCCGGCGAGCAGCAACTCGACGTGGATCTCGGAATCGGCCGTGCCGTCGGCCTTGCGCTCGTCGACGAGACGCTCTTGGCCGTCACGCGCGGGGCGGACTACGAGCAGGCGACGCTGACAGGCCTTGCCCGCGACGACGGATCGACCCAGTGGACGGACACGATTCCGGACGTAACTGGCTCACCAGCAGTTGTGGATGAGACCTGCTACTTGGCGACGCGCGACGAAGATAACGCAGTGTACGCCTACACGCTGGATGGCACCCAACAATGGCGAACCTCAATCGAGGGGGAGTGCTACACGGCGCCCTGCGCCGACAGCGGTGGGGTCTACGTCGGATTAACTGACGGCCGTATTGCCGCACTCGATGCGACGACTGGGGATCGACGATGGAGCAAACAGATCGCCACTCGAGACGACTGTTGTCCGGACATTCAGGGCACACCGACGGTCGCCGACGGCCGCCTGTACGTCCCGGGTATCACCGAGGAACTCGTCGCCGCCGATACCGCCGATGGAACCGTGCTGTGGCGGACGGCGGTCGTGGACGAAGACTACGGCAACGCGATCCCGTCACCAGCCGTCACCGCCGAGACTGCGTACGTGAATACGTATCACGGAGGATTGGTTGCAATCGATATCTCGGACGGGACTGTTCGCTGGCGGTCGGCTGAAAGTGGGTACAATCAATCCCCTGCTGTTGGTGACGGTGGCGTAGTCGTTCCACAGAATGACGCTGTCGTCGCCTTCGAGACGGGTGACCGCCAAGCGTGGACCATCGAGATCACCGTCCCCGATATCGGAATGGCGGGCTACATCATGGACACAGACGTCGCACTAGCGCACGGTATGTGTTACGTCGGGGTTGCCGATGGGCGGATCTACGCAATCGGGAGCAGCGAGTAG
- a CDS encoding DNA-binding protein, with the protein MSSNNASGKVVSVDEQAFEKAGGQAVDEDGFPVVDETPEFEAAVEQETQAKVDANHPDGIADTSQERIHGVTLEQEERIRAREAELERISTQAELGTQEGREQRTREVAAEGSKQRRREFQQRAASVDPMADPERDDPRAELSQDELATVNTEADRLATRVDGWSRAAISRRLADAVVDGTDMTSAVVRVFEALQTAPTGSVPIDALDEVDRGTVTIEGRVETLWDSDSPAIQQVGLIADESGQTKLTVWKASDAPWIEEGEKVRIHEAATNWYKGRISVAVTGWSSIHFPERGRWWDA; encoded by the coding sequence ATGTCTAGTAACAACGCTAGCGGAAAGGTCGTTTCGGTCGATGAACAGGCATTCGAGAAAGCGGGCGGTCAGGCGGTCGATGAAGACGGCTTCCCGGTCGTCGACGAGACGCCGGAGTTCGAGGCGGCGGTCGAGCAGGAGACGCAGGCCAAGGTCGATGCGAACCACCCGGATGGGATCGCGGACACGAGCCAAGAACGGATTCACGGTGTCACCCTCGAACAGGAGGAGCGCATTCGGGCGCGGGAAGCCGAACTGGAGCGCATCAGTACCCAGGCCGAGCTGGGCACGCAGGAGGGTCGGGAGCAGCGCACGCGAGAGGTCGCCGCTGAAGGGAGCAAGCAGCGCCGGCGGGAGTTCCAGCAGCGGGCCGCGAGCGTGGACCCGATGGCCGACCCGGAACGGGATGATCCCCGAGCGGAGCTCTCCCAGGATGAACTGGCGACAGTGAACACGGAGGCAGACCGACTCGCGACGCGGGTGGATGGCTGGTCGCGGGCGGCGATCAGTCGACGCCTGGCCGACGCGGTCGTCGACGGCACGGACATGACGAGTGCGGTCGTGCGGGTGTTCGAGGCGTTGCAGACGGCGCCCACAGGTTCGGTGCCCATCGACGCCCTCGATGAGGTTGATCGCGGCACGGTCACGATCGAAGGCCGTGTGGAGACCCTCTGGGATAGTGATTCGCCGGCCATCCAGCAAGTCGGGCTGATCGCGGACGAGAGCGGGCAAACGAAACTGACAGTTTGGAAAGCATCGGACGCCCCGTGGATCGAGGAAGGCGAGAAGGTCCGTATCCACGAAGCGGCCACGAACTGGTACAAGGGCCGGATCTCGGTGGCCGTGACCGGATGGAGTAGCATCCACTTCCCGGAGCGCGGCCGCTGGTGGGACGCATAG
- a CDS encoding RNA-guided endonuclease TnpB family protein: protein MRRTNTFEVVPQSERADNVLRRLLDASASLWNQLTYARRQQFFAGESVWDCDGYYDEYVDVLGSATTQQVTRVNDAAWRSFFETVEEADQEVSPPGYWGNQADGRDLRTYIRNDAYTICWGERSRLEVPIGSQLKDEYGFSRFERLRVTIRGEPHWQGEQGRLHLTYDDVDETYRAHQPVTVPEAEQVTPTGTDVAALDIGANVLVACTTTAGDQYWYGGQEPFRQFRETTERIADAKAKLPAGQQTSTRIKRLYRKRSRRRDHAVNALLRDLVERLHDDGVETIYHGDLTGVLGEYWSVEANLKARTFWAHRQCLDQLANVCEEYGIEVASTSEAWTSQTCPECGERERTRRHRETLRCPCGFEGHADLVASRTLLEQATNTEVRPTARPVRFQWDDHQWFPVKGATVGPNE from the coding sequence GTGAGACGAACCAACACCTTCGAGGTCGTCCCGCAATCGGAGCGAGCCGACAATGTCCTTCGGCGCCTCCTTGATGCATCAGCGAGCCTCTGGAACCAGCTGACGTATGCGCGCCGGCAGCAGTTCTTCGCCGGCGAGAGCGTCTGGGACTGTGACGGCTACTACGACGAGTACGTCGACGTGTTGGGGTCGGCGACGACCCAGCAGGTCACCCGCGTCAACGACGCCGCCTGGCGGTCGTTCTTCGAGACAGTGGAGGAGGCCGACCAAGAGGTCAGTCCGCCGGGCTATTGGGGGAACCAAGCCGACGGGCGCGACCTGCGGACCTACATCCGCAACGACGCCTACACGATCTGCTGGGGCGAGCGCTCCCGGCTGGAGGTCCCCATCGGCAGCCAGCTCAAAGACGAGTACGGTTTCAGTCGGTTCGAACGGCTCCGGGTTACCATCCGCGGTGAACCGCACTGGCAGGGCGAGCAGGGTCGCCTTCACCTCACCTACGACGACGTCGACGAGACGTACCGGGCCCACCAGCCGGTGACGGTCCCCGAGGCGGAACAGGTGACGCCGACGGGGACGGACGTCGCCGCGCTCGATATCGGCGCGAACGTCCTCGTCGCGTGTACGACGACGGCTGGCGACCAGTACTGGTACGGCGGCCAGGAGCCGTTTCGGCAGTTCCGTGAGACGACCGAGCGCATCGCCGACGCCAAAGCGAAGCTGCCGGCTGGACAGCAGACCAGCACGCGGATCAAGCGGCTCTATCGGAAGCGGTCCCGCCGGCGCGACCACGCCGTGAACGCGCTCCTTCGTGACCTCGTTGAGCGACTCCACGACGACGGCGTCGAAACCATCTATCACGGTGACCTCACCGGCGTCCTCGGCGAGTACTGGTCGGTCGAGGCGAACCTCAAAGCCCGCACCTTCTGGGCGCACCGGCAGTGTCTCGACCAGCTCGCGAACGTCTGCGAGGAGTACGGCATCGAGGTGGCATCAACCTCCGAGGCGTGGACCTCCCAGACGTGTCCGGAGTGTGGTGAGCGCGAACGGACCCGCCGGCATCGCGAGACGCTGCGGTGTCCGTGTGGCTTCGAGGGGCACGCCGACCTCGTCGCGTCGCGGACGCTGCTCGAACAGGCGACGAATACCGAGGTCAGGCCGACGGCACGGCCCGTGCGGTTCCAGTGGGACGACCACCAGTGGTTCCCCGTCAAGGGGGCCACGGTGGGCCCCAACGAATAG